TGGCTTTGATGGGGAGCCAAAATCCAGGGTCTGCGTCAACTTGTCAACGCCAACCACCGGCAAAGTCGGTTTGCCGCGAGTCAAATGCACTCATCCACACAAACGCTGCAGGGAGTGTTTGTCAGATATTACGTCTTATAAAACAAACAAGAGCGAAACCCCATCTTGAGTAAAGTGAATGTTTTCTTTCCATTAGTAATTGTATGGATTCGGGGGATCCCGTGATCCTTATTCCAAATGACCGATTCCGCAAGATGGTGTGGGTGCCCGATGTTAGCCGGAGCCGTTGCCGGCTTTGTGGAGGTGGATAAGTGAGTGCTGGCTTATCTGTCACTCCGAATCTCCGAGGATGTTGAGTCAAAAACGCGGCTACAGCCCGCGCTCTCATAGTTTCCCGGGCCCTACATATGCCAACTGTCCGATAAGTCGAATTCAACATTTTTCCCCCCTCGGATACCGTTGAAGTGATCAGAAGTCAACGAAGATCTCGGCGAAGTAAGAAAAATGGGTTCACTTCCGCAGACAAACCACCTCAGGGTCGCTATCGTCAAAGCCTATGAGATCGACGAGCCGAAACATCGGGGCATGGTCTTGTCCTTCCGGGACAACATTCTGCGACAGACACCCGATGCGATCATTAACACATACACGCCGATGAAGGAGGACGGACACCTGCCGAACCCTGCAGACTAcgacctcatcatcatcaccggcggACTGAGCAATCTGTGCCAGGCATCGTTTGAGCCCTGGGTCAACACGACTCTCGAGTGGATTCGGCAGGTGGTTTCGCAGCAGCACATTGCTAAAACGAAACTGCTCGGCATCTGCTGGGGTCACCAAGCAATCGCAACTGCGCTCTCTGGGAAAATCGGAAGCTTCGAGCATCCAAGGGTATGTGCCGTGCATGCAGAGTCCTGGCCGAAGGTCCATTCTAACAAAAAGCTTCCTAGGTCGGCGTGGAACAACTTAAATTGAACGATGACGGGAAACGGGTCTTTGGCAAGGACACATTGGTAAGCCAGAGAAATCCTTTCGAAGCATCTCGACGAGTCTAGCGTTGTGGGAACGCAAGTTGCTAACACCTCGaaaccaaaaaaaagaaaatcACAAAATTCCACAAGCGGTTTGTTCAGCAGGTGCCAGATGGCTTCAAGCCCCTGGCAAGCGACAACGAAATTCTCTTTTCCGACTCAGGCTTGGTCCTGTCCTTCCAGGGACACCCCGAGATCTATGGCGAGCTGTCCCGTCAGCTTTTTGAGATGGATGTCCCATACTACAGAGCGACTCTGCCTACCGAGGAGGACCTCCAGCGTTATTACGCAGAGATGTCCTCGAGCGAAGAAGATTCCAGGCTGATTTTTCAAAAGTTGGCAGAGTGGGCTCGTTCGTAATGTAGTACAACGAATGAATGAAACATTGAAACGCTACTTGCCCTTAAATCAAAGAGTTTGCACCATGTATCACACCAATCAAAATAGCCAGCTAACTAACTAACTGTGCTTCATGTCCCTGAGTGCCCTCTAGTTTTGTTTGAAGACTTGCAGAAATACAAAGAAGGAACGATGTTGAAACAAGCCAATGCACAACATCTTGATTGGGAACACGATACGGTTGAACAAGTGCAACGTAGGCCAGAGCTTCTAGCTAAAGACCACAAATCGTTTA
The genomic region above belongs to Colletotrichum higginsianum IMI 349063 chromosome 2, whole genome shotgun sequence and contains:
- a CDS encoding Copper iron-regulated glutamine amidotransferase, coding for MGSLPQTNHLRVAIVKAYEIDEPKHRGMVLSFRDNILRQTPDAIINTYTPMKEDGHLPNPADYDLIIITGGLSNLCQASFEPWVNTTLEWIRQVVSQQHIAKTKLLGICWGHQAIATALSGKIGSFEHPRVGVEQLKLNDDGKRVFGKDTLKITKFHKRFVQQVPDGFKPLASDNEILFSDSGLVLSFQGHPEIYGELSRQLFEMDVPYYRATLPTEEDLQRYYAEMSSSEEDSRLIFQKLAEWARS